From Myotis daubentonii chromosome 15, mMyoDau2.1, whole genome shotgun sequence, one genomic window encodes:
- the ADGRG5 gene encoding adhesion G-protein coupled receptor G5, which yields MDCRAVLFLCLGLVTSQSGEEEGAREPLHWMTRMEKVSKGRTSTNPADLVHGLEYSLLNATFQGSNLTLQTSTIQTLALKLACDFAGLSLYSDALDRVPQAARARHAMQFPTELTKKACRTRRRELRLICVYFFNTRFFQNENSSLLNDYVLGAQLGSEHVDNLVEPINISFWHNQSLEGYNVTCVFWKEGASKLHWGLWSPEGCRTEQPSPSQVLCRCNHLSYFAVLMQFSPAPLPAELLAPLTYISLVGCSISIVASLLTLLLHFRARKQSNFITRIHMHLHASVLLLNVAFLLSPALALPSVPGAACVALGAILHFALLSCLTWMAIEGFNLYLLLGRVYNIYVRRYVLKLCAVGWGVPALLVLLLLAIKSSAYGRHTIPLSHSQGNSTGFQHTSICWVRSPGVHHVLVMGYGGLTTLFNLVVLAWALRTLRRLKAREEAPGSRACRDTVTVLGLTVLLGTTWALAFLSFGVFLLPQLFLFTIFNSLYGFFLFLWFCSQRCRAEAEAEAEKEAFSTSQMMH from the exons ATGGATTGCCGTGCGGTCCTTTTCCTCTGCCTGGGCCTTGTGACGTCTCAGAGCGGGGAAGAAG agggagcccgAGAACCCCTGCACTGGATGACGAGAATGGAGAAGGTGTCCAAGGGACGAACCTCAACTAACCCTGCCGA TCTCGTCCATGGTCTGGAGTACAGCCTGCTGAATGCCACCTTCCAGGGCTCCAACCTCACCTTGCAGACGTCCACCATTCAGACACTGGCCTTAAAGCTGGCCTGCGACTTTGCCGGCCTCTCGCTGTACAGCGATGCTCTGGATCGCGTCCCCCAG GCCGCCAGGGCCAGGCACGCCATGCAGTTCCCCACTGAGCTGACGAAGAAAGCCTGCAGGACACGCCGCAGGGAGCTGCGTCTCATCTGCGTGTACTTCTTCAACACCAGGTTTTTCCAG AACGAAAACTCATCTCTGCTCAATGACTACGTCCTGGGGGCCCAGCTGGGCAGTGAGCACGTGGACAACCTCGTGGAGCCCATCAACATCAGCTTCTGGCACAACCAAAGCCTG GAAGGCTACAACGTGACCTGTGTCTTCTGGAAGGAGGGAGCCAGCAAGCTCCACTGGGGGCTCTGGAGCCCTGAGGGCTGTCGCACAGAGCAGCCCTCACCTTCCCAGGTGCTCTGTCGCTGCAACCACCTCAGCTACTTTGCTGTTCTCATG CAATTCTCCCCAGCCCCGCTCCCGGCGGAGCTGCTGGCACCTCTCACGTACATTTCCCTCGTGGGCTGCAGCATCTCCATCGTGGCCTCCCTGCTCACCCTCCTGCTGCACTTCCGCGCCAG GAAGCAGAGTAACTTCATCACACGCATCCACATGCACCTGCACGCCTCCGTGCTGCTCCTGAATGTCGCCTTCCTGCTGAGCCCCGCGCTGGCCTTGCCCTCCGTGCCCGGGGCGGCATGCGTGGCACTGGGCGCCATCCTGCACTTTGCGCTGCTCAGCTGCCTCACCTGGATGGCCATCGAAGGCTTCAACCTCTACCTTCTCCTGGGGCGTGTCTACAACATCTACGTCCGGAGATACGTGCTCAAGCTCTGCGCAGTGGGCTGGG GGGTCCCAGCCCTCCTGGTGCTGCTCCTCCTTGCCATCAAGAGCTCAGCTTACGGCCGCCACACGATCCCTCTCTCCCACAGCCAGGGGAACAGCACGGGCTTCCAGCACACGTCCAT ATGCTGGGTGCGGAGCCCCGGGGTGCACCACGTCCTGGTCATGGGCTACGGTGGCCTCACGACCCTTTTCAACCTGGTGGTGCTGGCCTGGGCGCTGCGGACCCTGCGCAGACTGAAGGCGCGGGAGGAGGCGCCAGGCTCGCGGGCCTGCAGGGACACCGTCACCGTGCTGGGCCTCACCGTGCTGCTGGGCAccacctgggccctggccttCCTCTCCTTCGGCGTCTTCCTGCTGCCCCAGCTCTTCCTCTTCACCATCTTCAACTCTCTCTACG GGTTCTTcctgttcctgtggttctgctcCCAGAGGTGTCGCGCGGAGGCCGAGGCGGAGGCCGAGAAGGAGGCGTTCAGCACCTCCCAGATGATGCACTAG